A stretch of Spirosoma oryzicola DNA encodes these proteins:
- a CDS encoding c-type cytochrome — translation MITKHISITALAIVGLLFAGTSCKRSHDSTGLEFAPNMYDAVGYEPYRQIRPNTINVRENGLNMRLPARGTVSRPNYHTTFDGDSASTDLMIYNIPADSISIAERTLINPIPQTEKSLADGQLMYTRYCSHCHGATGKGDGPVGKEYKGVPNYSTDAYKTMNDGHIFHVITHGKGRMWPHGSQITPEDRWKIVQYVHKLQQG, via the coding sequence ATGATAACGAAACATATAAGCATAACTGCACTGGCTATCGTTGGGCTACTGTTTGCTGGAACATCCTGCAAGCGGAGCCATGATAGTACCGGTCTTGAATTTGCTCCGAACATGTACGATGCTGTTGGCTATGAACCTTATCGTCAGATTCGGCCAAACACCATAAACGTTCGGGAAAATGGTCTGAACATGCGTCTCCCAGCTCGGGGAACGGTTTCAAGGCCAAATTACCATACTACGTTTGATGGAGATAGTGCATCAACTGATTTGATGATTTACAACATCCCAGCCGATAGTATCTCTATTGCTGAGCGTACGTTGATAAACCCAATCCCTCAAACCGAAAAGTCGCTAGCTGATGGTCAGCTAATGTACACTCGGTATTGCTCACATTGCCACGGTGCAACGGGCAAGGGCGATGGACCTGTCGGTAAAGAGTATAAAGGGGTACCTAACTACTCTACCGATGCTTATAAAACAATGAATGATGGACACATCTTTCATGTGATTACGCATGGTAAAGGGCGTATGTGGCCGCATGGCTCTCAAATTACCCCTGAAGATCGGTGGAAGATTGTTCAGTACGTACACAAATTGCAACAAGGATAA
- a CDS encoding TAT-variant-translocated molybdopterin oxidoreductase, with translation MEENTTKRYWKGVEELRNDATFVKNANSEFANPDPQDSPSDLEGLLGGSNTQRRDFLKVMGFGMAAVTLAACETPVHKAIPYINKPEFTFPSISDYYASTYTEGGDYAAVLVETREGRPIKIEGNPLSSISKGGTTARVQASVLSLYDIDKLKGPKRGESDIDWATADREIVTQLNSVASRGGAIRIVTSTILSPATKAVVADFVAKYPTARHIMYDANSAFGITQANQASFGKAVIPSYDFGKAQTIVSVGADFLGTWIAPLEYARPYATGRKIGAVGGGKKTMSRHYQFETGLSMTGANADYRTAIKPSQEGLVVAALYNKVAAKLGGSAISTPAVTVANLDKAANDLARSRGRALVVSGSNDPNVQIVVNALNNLLGSYGTTIDINTPVNYRQGNDQQMNAFIDEVKGGRVGAVLIFGANPVYDHPRGAELGEALPKVALSVSFADRADETASLAKYIAPAPHYLECWNDAEPKQGFYSLMQPAITNIYKTRQFQSSLLTWAGKPGDFQTYLKNYWRANRYPQASGFSSFDSFWIKSLHDGVFEPNKGAAVAGGASFAGNVAQAAAGIAQRYRPTTGMELALYEKVSVGTGAMANNPWLQEMPDPVTKACWDNYASLSQKTANDMGLAQNDLVTVSVGGKSIELPVLVQPGQADNTVSVAVGYGREKAGKSANGVGKNAFPFVTLAGGYVTYAAFDAKVDKAGGSHEIAQTQTHETVMGRKAVLQEAILADYQKNPMAGRYEPRVATSEGPKAPTDITLWNGYGKPNHSWGMVIDLNSCIGCNACVIGCQSENNVAVVGRQEVINRREMHWIRIDRYYSSDADPEDVRELEVASANPEVTFQPMLCQHCSNAPCETVCPVLATTHSTEGLNQMTYNRCVGTRYCANNCPYKVRRFNWFKYFDNDNFDYNFNNDLGKMVINPDVTVRSRGVIEKCSFCVQRIQEGKLTAKKERRRPMPDEIQTACAQACPTNAIIFGDMNNPESTISKTLETERQGRAFHVLEEINVRPQISYLTKIRNKDEEPKQKARQESEA, from the coding sequence ATGGAAGAGAATACGACCAAACGGTATTGGAAAGGGGTTGAAGAATTACGCAACGACGCAACGTTTGTAAAAAACGCTAACAGCGAGTTTGCTAATCCTGATCCGCAAGACTCGCCGAGTGACTTGGAAGGTCTGCTCGGTGGTTCAAACACCCAGCGCCGTGATTTCCTGAAAGTAATGGGCTTTGGCATGGCAGCCGTGACTTTGGCAGCCTGCGAAACCCCAGTTCATAAAGCAATTCCGTACATCAACAAACCGGAATTTACATTTCCTTCTATTTCAGACTACTACGCATCAACGTATACCGAAGGCGGTGATTACGCTGCCGTTTTAGTTGAAACACGCGAAGGTCGGCCTATCAAAATTGAAGGTAACCCGCTGTCCAGCATTTCGAAAGGTGGTACCACCGCTCGGGTTCAGGCATCGGTTTTGTCACTGTATGATATTGATAAGCTGAAAGGTCCAAAGCGGGGTGAGTCAGATATTGACTGGGCTACAGCAGACCGGGAGATTGTCACTCAGCTGAATTCGGTTGCGTCTCGTGGAGGTGCCATCCGGATTGTTACATCAACGATTCTTAGCCCGGCAACCAAAGCTGTCGTAGCTGATTTCGTTGCCAAATACCCAACGGCACGTCACATTATGTACGATGCCAACTCAGCATTTGGTATTACGCAGGCTAACCAGGCTTCGTTTGGTAAGGCTGTTATTCCTTCCTACGATTTTGGCAAAGCGCAAACAATCGTTAGTGTTGGTGCTGACTTCCTTGGTACGTGGATTGCTCCGCTAGAATATGCTCGTCCGTACGCAACGGGACGGAAAATCGGTGCTGTCGGTGGTGGTAAGAAAACCATGTCGCGGCACTATCAGTTCGAAACCGGACTGTCGATGACAGGTGCTAACGCTGATTACCGTACCGCCATCAAGCCATCGCAGGAAGGTCTGGTTGTCGCAGCGCTGTATAACAAAGTAGCGGCTAAACTAGGCGGATCAGCGATCAGTACGCCAGCTGTTACTGTTGCTAATCTTGACAAAGCTGCCAACGATCTGGCCCGTTCACGTGGACGCGCACTGGTTGTATCAGGTTCTAACGATCCAAATGTTCAGATCGTTGTGAATGCCCTGAACAATCTGCTGGGTAGCTACGGAACAACAATCGATATCAATACGCCGGTTAATTACCGTCAGGGTAATGACCAGCAGATGAATGCTTTTATCGACGAAGTTAAAGGAGGTCGCGTAGGAGCAGTACTTATTTTTGGTGCTAACCCGGTATACGATCATCCTCGTGGTGCTGAATTAGGTGAAGCGTTGCCTAAAGTTGCCTTATCCGTGTCATTTGCGGATCGGGCTGACGAAACGGCTTCGTTGGCAAAATACATTGCGCCAGCTCCTCATTATCTGGAGTGCTGGAATGATGCTGAGCCAAAACAGGGTTTCTACAGTCTGATGCAGCCTGCCATCACCAACATTTATAAAACTCGCCAATTTCAATCGAGTCTTTTGACGTGGGCTGGCAAACCAGGTGATTTTCAGACGTATTTAAAAAACTACTGGCGGGCGAACCGCTACCCACAAGCGTCTGGCTTCAGCTCTTTTGATTCGTTCTGGATCAAGAGCTTACACGACGGTGTATTCGAGCCTAATAAAGGTGCAGCAGTAGCAGGTGGAGCTTCTTTTGCTGGCAACGTAGCACAAGCTGCTGCCGGAATTGCTCAGCGTTACAGACCAACAACAGGCATGGAGCTAGCGCTCTATGAGAAAGTAAGCGTTGGTACAGGTGCAATGGCTAATAACCCCTGGTTACAGGAAATGCCGGATCCTGTTACAAAGGCTTGCTGGGATAACTACGCATCGCTATCGCAGAAGACAGCCAACGATATGGGCCTTGCTCAGAACGACCTGGTAACGGTAAGCGTTGGTGGTAAGTCGATAGAGTTGCCTGTTCTTGTTCAACCTGGCCAGGCAGACAACACAGTTTCTGTGGCCGTCGGTTATGGTCGTGAGAAAGCTGGTAAGTCGGCAAATGGTGTCGGTAAAAACGCGTTTCCGTTTGTTACGCTAGCCGGTGGCTATGTAACGTATGCTGCTTTCGACGCAAAAGTTGACAAGGCTGGTGGATCGCACGAAATAGCGCAGACGCAGACGCACGAGACCGTGATGGGTCGTAAAGCTGTTCTTCAGGAAGCGATACTCGCTGATTACCAGAAGAACCCGATGGCGGGCCGGTATGAGCCAAGAGTAGCGACATCGGAAGGGCCAAAAGCGCCAACTGATATTACGCTATGGAATGGTTACGGAAAGCCAAACCATTCATGGGGTATGGTTATTGACCTGAACTCATGCATCGGCTGTAACGCGTGCGTAATCGGTTGCCAATCCGAAAACAACGTTGCTGTTGTTGGTCGTCAGGAAGTTATCAACCGTCGTGAAATGCACTGGATTCGGATTGACCGTTACTACAGTAGCGACGCCGATCCAGAAGACGTTAGAGAGTTAGAAGTTGCATCAGCTAACCCTGAAGTAACGTTCCAGCCAATGCTGTGTCAGCATTGCAGCAACGCTCCCTGCGAAACGGTATGCCCAGTGTTGGCTACTACCCACAGCACGGAAGGTCTTAACCAAATGACCTATAACCGTTGTGTAGGTACACGTTATTGCGCAAACAACTGTCCTTATAAAGTACGCCGGTTCAACTGGTTTAAGTACTTCGATAACGATAACTTTGATTACAACTTCAATAATGACCTTGGTAAAATGGTCATTAACCCGGACGTAACGGTTCGTTCACGCGGTGTAATCGAAAAATGTTCATTCTGCGTACAACGTATTCAGGAAGGTAAACTGACTGCCAAGAAAGAACGTCGCCGGCCAATGCCTGACGAAATTCAGACAGCTTGTGCACAAGCCTGCCCAACGAATGCGATTATTTTCGGAGATATGAACAATCCGGAGAGTACGATTTCTAAAACACTGGAAACCGAACGGCAAGGTCGTGCTTTCCACGTGCTCGAAGAGATTAACGTAAGACCGCAGATTTCGTACCTTACGAAAATCCGGAACAAAGACGAAGAGCCTAAACAAAAAGCTCGTCAGGAATCAGAGGCATAA
- a CDS encoding quinol:cytochrome C oxidoreductase yields the protein MASAHAIPSLDEEFEFTAESKRRLLIGIGAGVALVAIGAYLLASGAGSHGHHEVAHAAGVHEGAESGHHAYKWTNRLWANVWLNAVYFAGASVIGMFFISYNYLAQAGWSSAFKRVPEALPAFLPFTGIAILLVFFVAGHDLFHWTNPALYDKSSPEYDPIISGKHGFLNTPFYLIRIVLYFALWYVLWRMIRKYSLDEDLNGGTEYYDKSIRLGTAFLVVFGVTSSTSAWDFVMSIDTHWFSTMFGWYTLASWHVTGLAIITLTVVNLKERGYLKIVNESHLQDLGKFMFAFSIFWTYVWFAQFMLYYYANIPEETIYYRERFSGFGGIYKAPFFINILLNFVFPFLVLMTRDSKRTYIFLKIAAWGIIIGHYFDFYTNIMPGTVGEHGGFGPIEFGMILIFACGFMWSISSQLTKANLIPKNHPMLEEAIHHDI from the coding sequence ATGGCATCGGCTCACGCAATACCGTCGCTAGACGAAGAATTTGAATTTACTGCGGAATCCAAGCGTCGACTACTTATTGGCATCGGAGCCGGAGTTGCGTTGGTCGCAATTGGCGCGTACTTACTGGCATCGGGTGCTGGTTCCCATGGACATCATGAAGTTGCTCATGCGGCCGGTGTACACGAAGGTGCAGAATCAGGACATCACGCCTATAAATGGACGAATCGGCTTTGGGCAAACGTCTGGCTGAATGCTGTCTATTTTGCTGGAGCTTCCGTGATCGGGATGTTCTTTATTTCCTACAACTATCTGGCTCAGGCTGGCTGGTCATCTGCCTTTAAACGTGTTCCAGAAGCACTGCCTGCTTTTCTACCTTTTACAGGTATAGCTATTCTTCTTGTCTTCTTTGTTGCTGGCCATGATTTGTTCCACTGGACCAATCCTGCATTGTATGACAAGAGCAGTCCAGAATACGATCCGATAATCAGTGGCAAACACGGCTTTCTTAATACGCCATTTTACCTAATCCGTATCGTCCTGTATTTCGCGCTATGGTATGTGCTATGGCGTATGATCCGCAAGTATTCTTTAGACGAAGATCTAAACGGTGGTACTGAATACTACGATAAGAGCATTCGGTTAGGTACAGCTTTCCTCGTGGTTTTTGGCGTAACATCGTCAACCTCGGCCTGGGATTTTGTTATGTCTATCGATACTCACTGGTTTAGTACCATGTTTGGTTGGTATACACTGGCTAGCTGGCACGTTACAGGTTTAGCTATTATTACGCTGACTGTTGTAAACCTAAAGGAAAGGGGCTATCTGAAGATAGTAAATGAAAGCCATCTTCAGGATCTAGGTAAATTCATGTTTGCGTTCAGCATTTTCTGGACCTATGTGTGGTTCGCTCAGTTCATGCTTTACTATTACGCTAACATTCCAGAGGAAACAATTTACTACCGCGAGCGCTTCAGTGGATTTGGGGGTATTTATAAAGCACCATTTTTTATAAATATACTTCTAAACTTTGTCTTTCCATTTCTCGTTCTAATGACAAGAGATTCCAAGCGGACATATATCTTTCTTAAGATAGCTGCTTGGGGTATTATAATCGGTCATTATTTCGATTTCTATACCAATATTATGCCAGGGACGGTAGGCGAGCACGGTGGTTTTGGACCGATTGAATTCGGTATGATTCTGATTTTTGCCTGTGGGTTCATGTGGTCTATTTCTTCACAGCTTACAAAAGCTAATTTGATTCCAAAGAATCATCCAATGCTAGAGGAAGCCATACACCATGACATCTAA
- the nrfD gene encoding NrfD/PsrC family molybdoenzyme membrane anchor subunit, translating to MSHVTSAVRTPLVTGGKTYADVTEDISRQVEGSPTREWTIAFTISVVVLLYGTACVFWTWWEGLGVWGLNKTVGWAWDITNFVWWVGIGHAGTLISAILLLFRQKWRTAVNRAAEAMTIFAVICAATFILMHMGRPWLAYWALPLPNTFGSLWVNFKSPLVWDVFAISTYFTVSLVFWYMGLLPDLATIRDRARSKVSRYIYGAFSLGWNGSAKTWARYEYMSLILAGLSTPLVLSVHTIVSFDFATSVIPGWHTTIFPPYFVAGAIFSGFAMVQNLVLIIRVVFKLEDYITLEHIESMNKVITLTGSIVGVAYLTEFFIAWYSGVEFESYAFINRATGPYWWAYWAMMTCNVITPQLFWSRAIRRSIVWTFTLSVVVNIGMWFERFVIIVTSLHRDYLPSSWAMFHPTLFDISDYIFSFGLFFTLFLLFSKFLPVVNMAEVKTVIKSSSERLPVSVSGVAKGERVANPTFNKDVE from the coding sequence ATGTCGCATGTAACATCAGCCGTAAGAACTCCTCTGGTCACCGGTGGTAAGACCTACGCCGACGTGACGGAGGATATCAGCAGACAGGTTGAGGGAAGCCCCACCCGCGAGTGGACGATTGCCTTTACCATCTCGGTGGTTGTGCTACTCTACGGAACCGCCTGCGTGTTCTGGACCTGGTGGGAGGGCCTTGGTGTATGGGGCTTGAATAAAACAGTCGGTTGGGCATGGGACATTACCAACTTCGTGTGGTGGGTTGGTATCGGTCACGCCGGAACGCTGATCTCTGCGATCTTACTACTGTTCCGTCAAAAATGGCGGACGGCTGTAAACCGCGCGGCTGAAGCGATGACCATTTTCGCCGTTATTTGCGCAGCTACGTTCATTCTGATGCACATGGGTCGGCCTTGGCTCGCTTACTGGGCATTACCGCTGCCAAATACATTCGGGTCGTTGTGGGTAAACTTCAAATCTCCACTTGTATGGGACGTATTTGCTATTAGCACATACTTCACTGTATCGCTGGTTTTCTGGTACATGGGCTTACTGCCTGACCTAGCTACCATCCGCGACCGGGCTCGCAGCAAAGTATCTCGTTATATTTATGGTGCATTCTCGCTAGGTTGGAACGGTTCCGCTAAAACGTGGGCTCGTTATGAATACATGAGCTTGATCCTGGCTGGTCTGTCTACTCCACTTGTATTGTCTGTACACACCATCGTATCATTTGACTTTGCTACGTCGGTGATTCCAGGATGGCATACAACAATCTTCCCTCCTTACTTCGTAGCTGGTGCTATCTTCTCCGGATTTGCCATGGTGCAAAACCTTGTGTTAATCATCCGGGTCGTATTTAAATTGGAAGATTACATTACGCTTGAGCACATTGAGTCGATGAACAAAGTCATTACGCTAACAGGTTCTATTGTGGGCGTGGCTTACCTGACAGAGTTCTTTATCGCTTGGTATTCTGGAGTTGAATTTGAAAGTTACGCGTTTATCAACCGTGCCACAGGTCCTTACTGGTGGGCTTACTGGGCGATGATGACCTGTAACGTAATCACTCCACAGCTTTTCTGGTCACGGGCTATCCGTCGGAGCATCGTTTGGACATTTACGTTGTCAGTTGTGGTAAACATTGGTATGTGGTTCGAGCGGTTCGTAATTATCGTTACCTCGCTGCACCGTGATTACCTGCCATCGAGCTGGGCTATGTTCCATCCAACCTTGTTCGATATCAGCGATTACATCTTCTCATTCGGTTTGTTCTTTACGTTGTTCTTATTGTTCTCCAAGTTCCTACCCGTAGTGAACATGGCCGAAGTAAAGACCGTAATCAAATCGTCGTCGGAAAGACTGCCAGTGTCTGTCTCTGGCGTTGCTAAAGGGGAGCGCGTTGCGAATCCAACATTCAATAAAGACGTAGAGTAA
- a CDS encoding cytochrome c oxidase subunit II — protein sequence MVYIVAILSVIFLGMAALVVSRIATVVKNANGPVEEGRIGTSNRINGALFMIFFILGIIGVVWSFLYAKQFFLPEASSPHGRRTDFLFWLSMGIIMVAFVITNALLFLFSWMYQHKEGRRAAYYPENHKLELIWTVVPAIVMAILVFTGWRAWRDIMSEAPADAQVFEIVGKQFNWIVRYPGVDDNKLGSYNYKLIDNNNETGIDYSDESSFDDFVSTSELHIPAGKPVLLKIRARDVLHSVFIPHLRVKMDAVPGMPTRFWFVADKTTDEMRNITGNQDFGYEIACTEVCGQGHFSMRIRLIVEDEASWQAWCKEQKPLLSSTPDLAARIPANLKAKAAKYLPADGAAAPSDSSTASTKQGGGLSVASATIR from the coding sequence ATGGTTTACATAGTTGCTATATTATCGGTTATCTTTCTAGGAATGGCTGCATTGGTCGTTTCTCGGATTGCAACCGTTGTAAAGAATGCAAATGGTCCCGTTGAGGAAGGTCGCATAGGGACGAGTAACCGTATCAACGGTGCCTTGTTCATGATCTTCTTCATTCTTGGAATAATTGGCGTGGTATGGTCTTTCCTATATGCCAAGCAATTCTTCTTGCCAGAGGCTTCCTCTCCGCACGGTCGTCGTACCGATTTCTTGTTCTGGTTGTCGATGGGAATCATCATGGTTGCTTTTGTTATTACAAACGCGCTGTTGTTTTTATTCTCATGGATGTATCAACACAAAGAAGGTCGTAGAGCGGCTTATTATCCAGAAAACCACAAGCTGGAGTTAATCTGGACCGTGGTGCCAGCAATCGTGATGGCTATTCTGGTTTTCACCGGCTGGCGCGCATGGCGTGATATCATGTCTGAAGCTCCAGCAGATGCTCAGGTTTTTGAGATCGTTGGAAAACAGTTCAACTGGATCGTTCGCTATCCAGGTGTTGATGACAACAAGCTTGGTTCTTACAACTATAAGCTTATTGACAACAACAACGAGACAGGGATTGATTATTCAGATGAATCGTCGTTTGATGACTTTGTATCAACTTCTGAATTGCATATTCCAGCGGGCAAACCTGTTTTGTTGAAAATCCGTGCTCGTGATGTGTTGCACAGCGTATTCATTCCTCATCTTCGGGTGAAAATGGATGCTGTACCAGGTATGCCAACTCGTTTCTGGTTCGTTGCTGATAAGACAACCGACGAAATGCGGAACATTACCGGCAACCAGGACTTCGGTTATGAAATCGCTTGTACAGAAGTATGCGGTCAGGGACACTTCTCAATGCGTATTCGTTTAATTGTTGAGGATGAAGCGTCGTGGCAAGCATGGTGCAAAGAGCAAAAGCCACTCTTGAGTTCTACTCCGGATCTGGCAGCGCGGATTCCTGCCAATCTGAAAGCGAAAGCAGCGAAGTACTTGCCTGCTGATGGTGCTGCTGCCCCGTCGGACAGTTCAACAGCCTCAACGAAACAGGGCGGTGGTCTGTCAGTAGCCAGTGCTACGATTCGTTAA
- a CDS encoding DUF3341 domain-containing protein, with protein MSDVIGNGKFLVGIYDDDDVVLTAVKDVKKAGVRIHEVYSPFPIHGLDVALGHPRSRLGIAAFLFALSGTTTALLLTAYTEGFDWPMIVGGKDSYSPVIYVPIIFELTVLFCALGMVATFLVSNGLGPTVKPLMYDLRTTDNKFAMAIDLSKNNIGEGDIEQILRKSGAAEVNIKQF; from the coding sequence ATGTCAGACGTAATTGGTAACGGTAAATTTTTGGTAGGCATCTACGATGATGATGATGTTGTACTGACAGCCGTTAAAGATGTTAAAAAAGCGGGTGTACGTATTCATGAAGTGTATTCACCATTCCCAATTCACGGATTGGACGTTGCGCTTGGACACCCACGGTCACGGCTAGGAATTGCCGCTTTTCTATTTGCTCTGTCGGGTACAACTACTGCTCTTTTATTGACCGCTTATACCGAAGGTTTCGACTGGCCAATGATCGTTGGTGGTAAAGATTCGTATTCCCCGGTCATCTATGTACCGATTATATTTGAATTAACGGTATTGTTCTGTGCCTTGGGCATGGTTGCTACCTTTCTTGTATCAAACGGTCTTGGGCCTACGGTTAAACCCTTAATGTATGACCTGAGAACTACTGATAATAAGTTTGCAATGGCTATTGACCTAAGCAAAAACAATATTGGCGAAGGTGATATAGAGCAAATTCTGAGAAAATCAGGAGCTGCTGAAGTTAACATTAAGCAGTTCTAA
- a CDS encoding cytochrome c oxidase subunit I, with the protein MATVPANPATVAHAIEHDHHEPQSFWQTYIFSEDHKTIAKQYLISGILWSIIGISLSVMFRLQLGFPNMKLEFLRPILGGWINEAGKLDQDFYLALVTMHGTIMVFFVLTAGLSGTFSNFLIPLQVGARDMASGFLNMLSFWFFFLAGVFMFCSLFLETGPAAGGWVVYPPLSALPQAHKGSELGMTLWLIAMALFIVSQLLGGINYITTVINLRTRGMSFSKLPLTIWAFFLTAVLGLISFPVLLSAALLLIFDRSFGTSFYLSEIYIKGEALPNVGGSPILFQHLFWFLGHPEVYIVLLPALGMTSEIIATNARKPIFGYRAMIASMMGIAFLAFIVWAHHMFVSGMNPFLGSVFMFLTLIIAVPSAVKAFNYITTLWRGNIRFTPAMLFSIGLVSFFISGGLTGLILGNSALDIQLHDTYFVVAHFHLVMGAASAFGLLAGVYHWFPKMFGRMMNEKLGYIHFWLTFIGIYLVFFPMHYIGIAGFPRRYYAFTSYDFTKNIFADMNSFISIAAIFTFTAQWVFVYNFVYSIFKGRKATQNPWKSNTLEWTTPIIPGHGNWPGEIPAVYRWPYDYSKPGAKDDFIPQNVPYSQTPESNLPHENELISLEREIEAQNMNDQFKQPH; encoded by the coding sequence ATGGCGACTGTTCCAGCTAACCCGGCAACCGTAGCTCATGCAATTGAGCATGATCACCACGAGCCGCAGAGTTTTTGGCAGACATACATTTTTTCGGAAGATCACAAAACAATTGCCAAGCAATACCTGATTTCTGGGATTCTTTGGTCAATTATTGGGATTAGTTTATCAGTTATGTTCCGGCTTCAGTTAGGTTTTCCTAACATGAAGTTAGAGTTTCTGCGTCCAATCTTAGGTGGCTGGATCAATGAAGCTGGTAAGCTTGACCAAGACTTTTACTTGGCTTTGGTGACCATGCACGGTACCATCATGGTATTTTTCGTGCTAACAGCTGGTTTGAGCGGAACATTCTCAAACTTTCTGATACCGCTTCAAGTTGGTGCTCGCGATATGGCATCAGGATTTTTGAACATGTTATCATTCTGGTTCTTCTTCTTGGCCGGAGTGTTCATGTTCTGTTCGTTGTTCTTGGAGACGGGACCTGCTGCTGGTGGTTGGGTTGTGTATCCTCCTCTTAGCGCGCTGCCCCAAGCACACAAAGGTTCGGAGCTCGGAATGACGCTTTGGTTAATTGCAATGGCGCTGTTTATTGTATCTCAATTATTAGGAGGTATCAACTACATCACAACCGTAATCAACCTGCGGACGCGCGGTATGTCGTTTAGCAAACTACCGCTGACAATCTGGGCGTTCTTTCTGACAGCTGTTTTAGGTCTGATCTCATTCCCTGTTCTTTTATCAGCGGCTCTGCTTCTGATCTTTGACCGGAGTTTTGGAACGAGTTTCTATTTGTCAGAGATTTATATTAAAGGAGAAGCGCTTCCGAACGTAGGTGGTAGCCCGATCCTGTTCCAACACTTGTTTTGGTTCTTAGGACACCCCGAAGTATACATTGTCTTACTTCCTGCTTTGGGAATGACCTCAGAGATCATTGCAACAAACGCACGTAAGCCAATTTTTGGTTATCGCGCTATGATTGCGTCCATGATGGGTATTGCTTTCCTTGCGTTCATCGTATGGGCACACCATATGTTCGTATCGGGGATGAACCCATTCCTTGGGTCGGTGTTCATGTTCCTTACTCTGATTATTGCTGTACCATCAGCGGTAAAAGCGTTTAACTACATTACGACTCTCTGGCGCGGTAACATTCGGTTTACCCCGGCTATGTTGTTCTCGATCGGTCTTGTATCGTTCTTTATTTCGGGTGGTTTGACCGGCCTTATCTTGGGTAACTCTGCCCTTGATATCCAGTTGCACGATACGTACTTCGTAGTAGCTCACTTCCACCTTGTGATGGGTGCAGCTTCTGCCTTTGGCTTATTAGCTGGGGTATATCACTGGTTCCCAAAAATGTTTGGCCGTATGATGAATGAGAAGCTTGGTTATATCCACTTCTGGCTTACATTCATTGGTATCTATCTAGTGTTCTTCCCAATGCACTATATCGGTATCGCGGGTTTCCCACGTCGGTATTATGCATTTACGAGCTACGACTTCACGAAAAACATTTTCGCTGATATGAATAGCTTTATCAGTATCGCAGCTATTTTCACCTTCACGGCTCAGTGGGTATTCGTTTATAATTTTGTGTATAGCATTTTCAAAGGTAGAAAAGCGACACAAAACCCATGGAAGTCAAATACATTGGAGTGGACTACGCCGATCATTCCAGGTCATGGTAACTGGCCAGGTGAAATCCCCGCAGTTTACCGGTGGCCGTATGATTACAGCAAACCAGGAGCTAAGGATGATTTCATTCCACAAAACGTGCCCTATTCACAAACTCCGGAGTCCAACCTACCTCACGAAAATGAGCTGATCAGTTTGGAAAGAGAGATTGAGGCACAGAATATGAATGATCAATTCAAGCAACCTCATTAA